TTTAATAGAGAATCACAAGATTTCTTTTGAATGGTCAATTTACTGGTTAGCTGATCTAGCTTAGATAGTGTCTGGCTAATTAAAGCATTATTGCACAAATGGGCATACTTGTTAACACCCCCTATACCAGCATTGCGTTCCACAACAGAAAGCGGCTCCTTCCCTAAAAGCAGCCTGAACGTATCATCCCGCTCCTGTAACGCAACCAAAAGCGTATTACACTTTTCTATATGCTGCTGTACCGTATTATAGTAAGCTTGGAGCTGTTTATTATCCTCTAAAAGCTCTATTTCCTTCGGAGAGCTAAAACAACTCCTATAGTAACGTACCATGAAGCAAGCCAATACAAACGCACAAGAAAAAAGCAAACCAGTACGTACTACAAATAGCCACGGAGATGCTTTAACGCGTTCGTAACTGCAAGTAACAGGGCTATAATAGTACCTGGCTTTACGCATAGGAGTAGTGTAAGCTAGAAATAAAAAGACAAAGTATTATATATAGCAATTTAATCATTCTAACTCAATTAAACAATCCCCTATTGGGGTCTTTAACCTGTAGAGAAAGCGATCCTATAAGGTAGAATTATTTCCCCTACCCTTCTGTTTGTTATACTGCTTGCCTCTTCATTGTATTGCTTTACAGCGCCTAATGAAGAATTTCATGCGCTTTTAATTGCTATATACTTACAAGGGTACAACCCTGCTTTTTTATAGATTAACGAGCTAAATTTTTTCTGCTCCATTGCACTAAACCATTAGCGTAACAACAAGCTGCGCAAGAAAATGGATCTTATCCTTCTACGCATGCTTTAAAAGTACCTTTACTGGATTAAAAACAAACATTATACTGCATAGACCTACAAAACTACTAAAAAGGCCAGCCTGTAAGCTAACCATCCAAACCGCTTAGCTTACAGCCTTCCTTCTCTTTTTATTACAACTAAAAGGCATTTCATTAAAAATAAAGAGCACCTACAGTAGTATACATTATTTTCAATACCAACCGCTACTGTATACTGCCTTTAACCCTACCGTTTCAGTAGCCTTATTTTATTTCTTCAAATTCAGCCTCAGTTGCTTCTTTCTCTTCTTTACCAGCTGCATCAGGTTTTTGCGAACCAGCTGCTTCCTGTGCAGCATGCACTTTTTGATAGGATCTGGTCATCACATCAACCCAAATCTTGTTTAAAGCTTCTAAAGCCTTATCAAGTGCTGGAAGATCCTTGGCTTCCTTGGCTGTTTGTAAGGCGGCTATCCCTGCCGTTACATTTTGTTTATCTGTCTCTTCTACCTTATCATCTAATTCTTTAAGCTGTTTTTCAACATCAAAGATTAAAGAATCTGCTTGATTTATTTTATCCACGGTTTCTCTTTCTGTCTTATCTGTCGCAGCATTGAGCTCCGCTTCCGACTTCATGCGTTTAATTTCTGCTTCTGTTAAACCAGAGGAGGCTTCAATACGAATTTTTTGTTCCCTACCCGTACCTCTATCTTTGGCAGAAACATGCAAAATACCATTGGCATCTACATCAAAGGTAACTTCTATTTGCGGAACACCTTTTGGCGCAGGGGGTATCTCAGATAAATGAAATTGACCTATCGTACGGTTATGCTTGGCCATAGATCTATTGCCCTGAAGTACATGCACCATAACAGAAGATTGATTGTCTGTAGCGGTAGAGAAAACTTCCGATCGCTTAATCGGAATAGTGGTATTGGCCTCAATTAATTTGGTAAATACACCTCCCAACGTTTCAATACCTAATGAAAGCGGAATAACATCCAATAATAAAATATCTTTGACCTCTCCCGTTAACACGCCACCCTGAATAGCTGCTCCTATCGCAACCACTTCATCGGGGTTAACGCCTTTTGATGGTTTCTTCCCAAAGAAACGCTCCACCTCTTCTTGAATCTTAGGAATACGGGTGGAACCACCTACTAGGATAACCTCGTGAATCTTCTGTTGTGGATTGGCGATGTCTCCAAAAGCATCTCTTAATGCTTGCTTACAAGGATCCAACGTACGTTGAACCAAGTCATCCACTAACTGCTCGAATTGCGCCCTGGAAAGCCGCTGTACCAAATGCTTAGGCACACCATCAATGGCTGTAATGTAAGGCAGATTAATTTCTGTAGTGGTAGCACTCGAAAGCTCTATTTTAGCTTTTTCTGCTGCTTCCCTTAGCCGCTGTAAAGCAGTTGGGTCCTTCCGTAAATTAACCCCTTCTTCTTTTTGAAAATTGTCCGCTAACCAATTTGTTATTTTCTGATCGAAATCATCCCCTCCTAAATGAATATCTCCATTGGTTGATTTAACTTCAAAAACACCTTCCCCTAATTCCAAAATAGAAACATCAAAGGTACCTCCTCCTAAGTCAAATACTGCAATGGTCATATCTTTATTTTGCCTATCTAACCCATAGGCCAAAGCAGCTGCAGTAGGCTCGTTAATAATACGCTTAACTGTCAACCCCGCTATTTCACCTGCTTCCTTAGTAGCTTGCCGCTCCGCATCGTTAAAATAGGCTGGTACGGTAATAACTGCTTCGGTAACCGTTGTGCCTAAATAATCCTCTGCAGAGCTTTTCATTTTTTGTAAAATGACAGCTGAAATTTCTTGAGGCGTATACAATTTATCCCCTATGCGTACCCGAACCGTATGATTGCTTCCCTCTTCTACCTTATAGGCTACTTCTTTGATTTCATTCTGTACACTTCCATAATCCTTACCCATAAAGCGCTTAATGGAGGCAATGGTATTGTTGGGGTTGATAATGGCTTGACGCTTAGCAGGATCTCCTGTTTTACGTTCCCCCTTTCCCTCATTTAGAAAAGCTACTATAGAAGGGGTTGTTCTCTTTCCTTCATTGTTGGCAATAACTACCGGTTCATTTCCTTCCATAACGGCCACACAAGAATTAGTGGTGCCTAAATCTATTCCAATTATTTTTCCCATTGCTCATTCCGTTTTGTATTATAAATATCTAGCATTTCCTGATCCTTGAAGGAGGATCCTCCTTCTTTTATATTTTTTTTGCAAAATATCAGCTCTACTTTCAAGCTAATACAAAGTCCATGCCAACATAAACATGGGCTGTAAAATTATGTCATATTGACATAACCGCCAACGCTCCTTTATCCACAACAGACTGCTGCTTTAAATTCCATGGGGACAGTAGCATGCAGAGCATCCCTTAAAGAAAGGTTGGGGGAAGGGACACCTCTCTACTTCTTAACCATTGCTATGCATTCCTGCTCGCTCTAAATCCCGTTCCTTAATGGTTTGACGCTTATCATATATCTTTTTACCACGTGCCAAAGCAATTTCTAGCTTAGCAAAACCACGCGCATTGATAAACAATTGCAGTGGAATAATGGTTACCCCCTTTACCTGACTTTTTAATAGCTTTTCTATTTCCTTTTTTTGTAGCAATAATGTACGGTCCCGTGCCTCTTCATGATTGTATATATTGCCCTGTCTATAGGGCGCAATATACATCCCTTTAACCCGAAAGGCACCTTGGTGAAAATAACAATAGGACTCCTGCAAAGATACTTTTCCCATTCGAATGGATTTTATTTCCGTACCCTGTAAAATAAGACCTGCCGTATAGCGATCTAAAAAAGTATACTCAAAAGCAGCCCGTCTATTCTTAATACAGACCCGTGCAGAAAATAGTATTTTCTTACCTGACATAGGGAAAAATATTAGGACCTATCCATGCCTCATAGAATCCGAAGCAAAAAATTACACCATTACAACCCAACAACTTAACGACTTTTAGCATCCTATTCTTTAAATATTATTATATTAGGGGGGTGCTTACTCATTAATCTTTATGGCCTAACCTATTATGATCAATACACCAGGGATAAAACAGAATCCTTTTTCTGTTCCATGCAACATTGATGTAACTAAGTACCGTTCCTTTATCCATCTTATGGAAGATATGGTTGCTCGGTACGGTAATTTACCCATGTGTGAAAATATGGGCAAGATACTGACTTTTCGCACAGTAGACAAATTGTCTAAGATCTTTGCAGCCTACCTTCAGCAGTATACCTCGTTAAAAGTAGGATCAACGGTCGCCATTCAGCTACCTAATTTATTGCAATATCCTATCGTACTGTTGGGTATGCTACGGGCAGGGTTGGTTGTAGTAAACATAAATCCGCAGTATACATCCCATGAAATGCTTCATCAGCTTAAAGATGCAAAGGCACAAGCCATTATTGTACTAGAAAATTTTGCCCATAAGCTCGCGGAAATCTTACCAGATACCGCTATTCAAACCGTAATTATTACCACGGTAGGCGATATGCTCGGCGCTTTTAAAGGGAAAATACTTAATTTCATTATCAAATACATTAAGAAACTAGTACCTGCTTACCATCTACCAGGTGCTGTTTCTTTTAAGCAGGCATTGGCAAAAGGGGAAAAGGTTGTTTTTCTTCCAGTTGATTTACAAGCTTCCGACACGGCACTTTTGCAATATACAGGTGGTACAACAGGGGTAGCAAAAGGTGCTGTTTTATCCCATGGGAATCTTACAACCAATATTCAACAAGTAGCGGCTACGCTAGGCTTTGTATTAAAAGAAAAAAAAGAACGGGTTATCATTCCCTTACCGCTTTACCATATTTTTGGGTTAAGCAGCCTATTTACTATGGCGCAACTAGGTGCAAGATGCTTGCTTATAACCAATCCCAGAGACATCCACAGGCTCATAAAGGAATGGTTGGCATACCAACCTACCTGCCTAATAGGTGTTAATACGCTGTTTACTAAATTACTAGCAGATAAAAAATTCGGTGCACTTTGTTTTCATACCTTTAAATATACCTTCTCAGGCGGCATGCAAACCTATGAGACAGTAAAAAAGCAATGGGAAGACTTAACAACCAGCAAACTTATAGAGGGTTATGGGCTAACGGAATGTGCACCAGGTGTAGCCAGTAACATACACAATAGTACCCACTATATTCCTCTTCCGAATACCCATGTCCGGATAGCAACTGCAAAGGGAGAAGCTGTTCCCTACGGAACAGCAGGGGAACTATTGGTTAAAGGACCGCAGGTTACCCGTTCTTATTGGCATAAACCATCAGAAACAGAAGAAACCTTTGTGGATGGTTGGCTGAGAACAGGCGATATCGCCATCATGGATGAAAAAGGATTTATTCTGGTAGATCGAAAAAAAGACATGGTTAACATTTCTGGTTTCAATGTATACCCAAATGAAATAGAACAAGTTCTAATGGGACACCCCAAAGTACTTGAAGTGGGTGCCATTGGCGTAGCAGATATTAGCCTAAAGGAGGCTATTAAGGTGTTTATTGTAAAAAAAGATGCTACCCTTACAGCTGAAGAAATCATAGCTTACTGCAAGGAAAGGATGACACGCTATAAAATACCTAAATACATAGAATTCTGTAAGACTTTGCCTAAATCCAACATAGGCAAGGTCTTAAGGAAATTATTGAAACAGTATCAAGAGGAGAAAGTATAAACGCTTATTGCTAGGAAATTTGCACCATTACACCCAGGTTGCATAACTAGGCCCATCCTATGTTATATTATCTATTTGATTATCTACACGACGCATTCCATTGGCCAGGAACAGGCCTCTTTAAATATATTTCCTTTCGTGCTGCCATGGCTTTATTGGGCTCTTTCACTACCACTTTTTTACTAGGACAACGGTTTATAGATTACTTACGCAAAAAACAAATCATCGAAAACAATCGAGCGCTGGGCTTCTCCACAACAGCTAAAGCCAATACGCCTACCATGGGTGGCTTTTTGATTATACTGGCTACTGTATTGCCCACCTTACTTTTTTCAAAATGGCATAACGTTTATATTATCTTATTGTTAACCACTACTATATGTATGGGACTCGTTGGCTACCTAGATGACTATATAAAGGTAATCCAACAAAAAAAAAAAGGACTTAATGGCTGGATAAAAATAGCAGGCCAAATAGTATTGGGTTGTATAGTAGGTAGTACACTCTACTTTCATAAAGATGTAGTCATACGTGAAACAGTTGAGATAGTAGCTAGTGTAGCTGCTGATCAAACCATACCCTCTCCCTATAGAGATAAGAAATCTACCCAAACAACCATCCCATTTTTTAAAGAGCGCACACTGGATTATGCCCAACTCAGTCACTACTTATTGGGGAAAGAAGGATATACCTGGATTGTGTATGTTCTTATCGTTATTTTTATTATAGCTGCCGTTTCCAATGGTGCTAATTTAACAGATGGCTTGGATGGATTAGCTACTACTACTGCTATCGTCATCAGTACCACATTGGCCATTATGGCTTATTTATCCGGACACATCATATTTGCTAAATATTTGTGTATAATGTATATTCCCCATTTAGGGGAACTAACTATATTTTGTTCTGCATTTGTGGGTGCCTGCATGGGCTTCCTTTGGTACAATAGTTACCCCGCTCAAATTTTTATGGGAGATACAGGTAGCCTAACCATTGGTGCGGTCATCGCTGTAGTAGCTATTTGTATCCGAAAGGAATTACTACTCCCCCTACTATGTGGCCTATTTGTAATAGAAAACTTATCCGTTATATTACAAACAGGCTACTTCAAATATACAAGAAAGCGCTATGGATATGGCAAAAGAATTTTTAAAATGGCGCCGATTCACCATCACTACCAAAAACTAGGCTGGCATGAAGCTAAAATTGTAACCCGCTTTTTGATCATTAACCTTTTACTAGCAATCGTTACATTAGTAACACTAAAAATTAGGTAAATATACTTTCATTCTACAGCAGGAGATCGTTGCAATAAACTTATTCATTTAGGTCATTATTTTAGTATCTTTTATGATACTTCTTATTATGTAAAATACAAAACCAACTGAAGGGGAAATTTCTTTCCCCTTGATTGCTTATTTCCCTTTCAAGCAAGAGAGGTACGCTCATTTAATAAATAGAAATGTTTACAACGGGCATCGGTATAGGATACCATGCACTATAAAGCACTGTAACTATTTAATGTAGTAAGGGTATGCTCTTAGCTTCAAATTAAAGATAAAATATGTAGCGTACAAAAGTAAATGACAATAGGAAGGAGGATTTTTATTCCGATAGTTTTTCATTTGATAATAAATAGATTTCGATATCAATTACTATCACCATTCAATGAATGAAGCATATGCAAAACTTAAGTTTAAAAAGCATCTTGTCTTTATTGTTTCTTTCTACAGCAATGCTGGCATGTAATTCTAGTAAAGCATCATGTAATCATAGTAAAACATTCAGTATCGTCGGAGCAGCAGAATTAACAGGAGCAACAAGAACAGCAGAAGGAGCAGAATTAGAAATATTATATAACTCGAGGCCGTTACAAAATACACTTTTATTTTTAATTAAACGTTAACTTAAATTAATCATTTATCTTGATTCATTTATATAAATCAAGATTTAATCATACGGGCGCTAGAAATTTAGCCTTCTAACTGTCAGTTAAGTTTAGCCTGCCAGGTGTCTTTTTAAGGTACAAGATTTGATTATTTTTCAAAGACCAATGCTTTTTACTATCCTCCCAAGTTTGGATAGCTGTTTTACCCTAACCCTATTTCCCAGAATGGGGTTGTTCATGGGTATAGTAATGCAGCCAACTATCTAAGTCTTGTTGTAAGTCATCTAGATTTGTATAGCTCTTCTTACGCATAGCTGTAGCAAAGCATTCCTGTTTCATAGTTTCATTAAAGCAGCTCACAAAGTCCATTGATTTGCGGTGAATAGGCCTTAGTTATAGTATGTTCTATACTTTCTATGCTTAAAAATAATTCAAAAGCATGGTATTCTATTTTACCTTTATATTCAGTACCTCGATCTGTTAAAATACGTAAGATAGGTATACTTTGATCTTGATACCAAGGTAATACGCTATTGTTTAGCCTACCGGAAGCTGTTCTTGCTTTTTTTCCTTAGACCATAAAAACCATACCATGTCTTTCCTATTCGTCTCCGTTCAGCAACATCAATAGGACACATCCCGTGAGCAGAATAATGCCTTAGGCTACACCAAAGCACCACACACCCTGTCGATTATGAAATGGTAGCATTGCTATTTTTTACGCCCATTTTCCAACGCTTTTTTCGCTACATATGTTAATAAATTCTTAATTTCAGGGCTCTGTAATCTTTCCGCTAGTTCCACATAGGTAGACAAAGTTTCTTGAACCATATGTTTAACTGTTTCTAGACTGGTATAACCTATAGCGTGATTTAAATCATAAACCCGTTCAGCTAGTTTAATATAAATTATAGAAAGTATTAATTCTCTTAATCCGAAACTGCGGCAATCATTTATAACTGACGGAAGGTCTCTTAGTTGTATCTGTTTGTCTATACGCAATAACATTTCTATCAAATAAAAAACAGATGGATCATAATTTGCCTTAAGGTAAGAAAGCGGTAAACTACTGTAGCGTGCCAAATCATAAAGCAGCGCAGCATAAACAGGTGCATAAGAATAGAACACCCAACTAGCTACCGTTTCAGCAATACCTACCGCCCTAACATACAATAATTTCCCAGATGCATGCCGTTGAAACCCATAGCAACGTCTTAACAAAAGTAATATTCCTCCCACCTCAGCTGCGTTTAAACGGATTATTCGAGAAGCGTACCAATAAAAGGATTCTAAGATCCGCACAGAGGCCTTTTCTTCCTTTACCGTAACGCTCTCCTTAAATTTTAAAGGTAACTGGGCAATCATCTTATCCTCAATACTATTTGCAGAATTACAAGGCAACACCACTAACAGGGTACAGCAATTGGGTACTTCTACATACCCATAATGCGTATAGGCAGCGTCTCTTATGATCTCCATACTCCGATTCCAATACATTGGTACAATGCCATTGTCACTGTAAAAATAATCCCCTAAGCCATCCTGGTAGCACGTCTGCAGCTCAGGAAGTGCTGCAGGATGTACCGTAATATTATTAATGGCTATTGCTACAGCAGGAAAACGTATGTTTGATAAGGAACCATCCTCCATAAAGTTATTGAAATTGTATTGTAACTGTGTGCTACTTAGTTTTATATGTACACATTGTCTCTTACAGAAGTCCAAGTCTATCATACGCAAAACAGCCGTAACCAATAGACGTACTATTGTTTTAACCTTACAGAAGATTTTATCCGGGACATGCGCATCCTGCTTTATTACCAATAACCTAGGCACGCGCCTTAATTTTTCTTTCTTTAAAGCAGTTTCTACGCTAACCATCAGTTCATCTATCGTTATTTCAGCGGGCTCCTCAAACGTATAAACATCAGATTGAGCTATTCTTTTTAAAAATTCTTCCTCAAATTCAAGATATTCTCTATCATAATCGCTTAATCCACCTTTATGCGCTATAAGCGTAGCCTTGTTTGACTGCTCAGCGTCAACTAAATGGTCACAAGGGTCCTTCCTATCTTTAACCTTGCATTGTTTTTTTAAATGAAAATTTTTCCTGGCAGATACGGCTGATTCACATTGCAGAATAACTATAAAAGCAAATATTCCAAGCCCAAGCTGGGCATATAATACGCCTTGACACAATGGCCATAGCTGTACGAGTTTACTTGTAGTGGTGATATAACAAACGAACATGAGAAATACATAGCCCCTACGTAGGGCAAGAGGCAATAACAATAAAATGATAAGAGAAGGTATCAACAATAAAAAAAGAACATGCTTAGCATCAACTGTATTACTCCAATACCAAAAGGTACCCATGAAACTAAATAGTACACTTAGACAGTAGAATGAGACCATTAGCCTATTTGGAATTTTATCTTCCGAAAGAAAAACATAGCATAGTAATAGGAAGGAAGCCCCTGCCAGTTGCAACACAGCTAAATAGATCAAATAGCCCTGTACACCAATTATACTAAAAACCAACAATGTGGAAAGAAGGGTATACAGTGCCATCCAAGCTACCTTGGATTCATTTCCAATACGTACAATTAATTTTTTTATCATATCTGCAAAGGGTTTATCCTTTAGGAAAAAGGTATACCATAGTACCAACTTCCAGTGGTCTCCAGCAGGAATACCACTGTACTAACTTCCAGTGGTCTCGGCAGGAATCGAACCTGCATCAAAAGTTTAGGAAACTTCTATTCTATCCGTTGAACTACGAAACCATTTAATAATTGCTCATTATAAGCAATTTTTAATATAAACCCTCCCTTATTTCGTGGAAAACCCCGCTCAAAGTTTGTGTTTTTGTAAATTACCTCATTCTGCTCTGTTGCTTTTTCATGCTTTGGTATTAATAACTAGCTATAAATTAACCAAATGTAAAAATATAATATATTAGATTAATTCTGGATAAGTTAACAAATAATAATACTTTATACTAACTTCGCAACAAATACCTTATCTATTGTTCACAAATCTGTTATGTTCTTCATCCATGTTTTCACCAATTTTAAAATAAATTAGTTATTTATGCAAACCAGAATAATCCTAGGCGTAGATCCTGGAAGCGTAAGAACGGGCTTTGGACTTATCCAAGTATTACCAACTGTTCCCCCTAAGCTTATAACATATGGTGCTTGGCAACTCAAGCAATATGCTACCTTTACCCTACGGATGCAGCATATTTATAGGCATATGGTAGCATTATTGCAGGAATATACGCCAGATGAAATGGCTATTGAATCCGTCTTTCAAGGCAAGAATGTGCAATCTATGCTTAAATTAGGCCGGGCACAAGGTGTAGCTATTGCAGCAGCCATTGCCTATACCATTCCCCTTATAGAATACGCACCCTGTAAAGTTAAACAAGCCATTACAGGACAGGGCAATGCTTCTAAAGCACAAGTAGCAGCTATGGTAGGCCGGCTGCTGGAGGTATCGTTGCAGCCTATTTTTTTGGATGCCTCAGATGCTTTAGCAATAGCATTGTGCCATGGTCAGCAGCGTCCTACCCCCACTGCTCCTCCTAAGCAATGGGCACAATTTGTCGCCAAACACCCCCATCGTGTGGTATCCAGACTATAAAGGTTTTGCTTATACCCCAAAAACAGTATAGCTGTCAGATTTTGCCTTTGTTCTTTTAAAGTTTGCGTAACTTTATTTTAACTTATAGGTATCTAGGCGGTTGTTTCTTTCTTGTTTTTCTTAACAGGTGACTCAATACAAATAAAAAGAAAATCGCTTAGGGAAAAAGGGAAAAACTAGTACTAAAGGGGATGTCAAAGATTATAGCTAGTTTAGACATAGGTAGCAGTAAAATTTGTGTGGTTATCGGTAGGCAAAGCCAATACGATGGTAACAAATTAGAAGTATTGGGTAAGGGAGAAGCCACCTCAGATGGTGTTTCCCGTGGTGTGATTGTCAATATAGATAAAACAGCCCTATCTATCAAACAAGCGTTACAAGCTGCAGAGGAAGATTCTGGTATCAATGTCAATGTAGTGCACGTAAATATTTCAGGAAGACATGTCACGAGTACAGCGCACTATGGAAGCATCACCAGGGATTCTATAGAGCAAGAAATTACTGTAACAGATATCCATACACTTACCCATGACATACATCGTATGGTCATGCCTTTGGGAATGGAAATCATCCATACCATCCCACAAGAGTATACCATAGATTATGAAATAGCAACCCAAGACCCCGTAGGGATGACTGGTGTAAAACTAGAAGCTAACTTTCATGTCATAACGGCTAAAACGCACGTTATTCAAAGCATTCATAAATGCATTAAAAAAGCAGGTATAGCGGCGGAGTTTACCATGGCGTCTGCTTTGGCCACTAGCCTAGCCGTATTGAGCGATGAAGAAAAGGAAGCTGGTGTTTGTCTGATAGACATCGGCGC
Above is a window of Candidatus Cardinium hertigii DNA encoding:
- a CDS encoding AMP-binding protein codes for the protein MINTPGIKQNPFSVPCNIDVTKYRSFIHLMEDMVARYGNLPMCENMGKILTFRTVDKLSKIFAAYLQQYTSLKVGSTVAIQLPNLLQYPIVLLGMLRAGLVVVNINPQYTSHEMLHQLKDAKAQAIIVLENFAHKLAEILPDTAIQTVIITTVGDMLGAFKGKILNFIIKYIKKLVPAYHLPGAVSFKQALAKGEKVVFLPVDLQASDTALLQYTGGTTGVAKGAVLSHGNLTTNIQQVAATLGFVLKEKKERVIIPLPLYHIFGLSSLFTMAQLGARCLLITNPRDIHRLIKEWLAYQPTCLIGVNTLFTKLLADKKFGALCFHTFKYTFSGGMQTYETVKKQWEDLTTSKLIEGYGLTECAPGVASNIHNSTHYIPLPNTHVRIATAKGEAVPYGTAGELLVKGPQVTRSYWHKPSETEETFVDGWLRTGDIAIMDEKGFILVDRKKDMVNISGFNVYPNEIEQVLMGHPKVLEVGAIGVADISLKEAIKVFIVKKDATLTAEEIIAYCKERMTRYKIPKYIEFCKTLPKSNIGKVLRKLLKQYQEEKV
- the mraY gene encoding phospho-N-acetylmuramoyl-pentapeptide-transferase, translating into MLYYLFDYLHDAFHWPGTGLFKYISFRAAMALLGSFTTTFLLGQRFIDYLRKKQIIENNRALGFSTTAKANTPTMGGFLIILATVLPTLLFSKWHNVYIILLLTTTICMGLVGYLDDYIKVIQQKKKGLNGWIKIAGQIVLGCIVGSTLYFHKDVVIRETVEIVASVAADQTIPSPYRDKKSTQTTIPFFKERTLDYAQLSHYLLGKEGYTWIVYVLIVIFIIAAVSNGANLTDGLDGLATTTAIVISTTLAIMAYLSGHIIFAKYLCIMYIPHLGELTIFCSAFVGACMGFLWYNSYPAQIFMGDTGSLTIGAVIAVVAICIRKELLLPLLCGLFVIENLSVILQTGYFKYTRKRYGYGKRIFKMAPIHHHYQKLGWHEAKIVTRFLIINLLLAIVTLVTLKIR
- the ruvC gene encoding crossover junction endodeoxyribonuclease RuvC, producing MQTRIILGVDPGSVRTGFGLIQVLPTVPPKLITYGAWQLKQYATFTLRMQHIYRHMVALLQEYTPDEMAIESVFQGKNVQSMLKLGRAQGVAIAAAIAYTIPLIEYAPCKVKQAITGQGNASKAQVAAMVGRLLEVSLQPIFLDASDALAIALCHGQQRPTPTAPPKQWAQFVAKHPHRVVSRL
- the dnaK gene encoding molecular chaperone DnaK is translated as MGKIIGIDLGTTNSCVAVMEGNEPVVIANNEGKRTTPSIVAFLNEGKGERKTGDPAKRQAIINPNNTIASIKRFMGKDYGSVQNEIKEVAYKVEEGSNHTVRVRIGDKLYTPQEISAVILQKMKSSAEDYLGTTVTEAVITVPAYFNDAERQATKEAGEIAGLTVKRIINEPTAAALAYGLDRQNKDMTIAVFDLGGGTFDVSILELGEGVFEVKSTNGDIHLGGDDFDQKITNWLADNFQKEEGVNLRKDPTALQRLREAAEKAKIELSSATTTEINLPYITAIDGVPKHLVQRLSRAQFEQLVDDLVQRTLDPCKQALRDAFGDIANPQQKIHEVILVGGSTRIPKIQEEVERFFGKKPSKGVNPDEVVAIGAAIQGGVLTGEVKDILLLDVIPLSLGIETLGGVFTKLIEANTTIPIKRSEVFSTATDNQSSVMVHVLQGNRSMAKHNRTIGQFHLSEIPPAPKGVPQIEVTFDVDANGILHVSAKDRGTGREQKIRIEASSGLTEAEIKRMKSEAELNAATDKTERETVDKINQADSLIFDVEKQLKELDDKVEETDKQNVTAGIAALQTAKEAKDLPALDKALEALNKIWVDVMTRSYQKVHAAQEAAGSQKPDAAGKEEKEATEAEFEEIK
- a CDS encoding HD domain-containing protein codes for the protein MIKKLIVRIGNESKVAWMALYTLLSTLLVFSIIGVQGYLIYLAVLQLAGASFLLLCYVFLSEDKIPNRLMVSFYCLSVLFSFMGTFWYWSNTVDAKHVLFLLLIPSLIILLLLPLALRRGYVFLMFVCYITTTSKLVQLWPLCQGVLYAQLGLGIFAFIVILQCESAVSARKNFHLKKQCKVKDRKDPCDHLVDAEQSNKATLIAHKGGLSDYDREYLEFEEEFLKRIAQSDVYTFEEPAEITIDELMVSVETALKKEKLRRVPRLLVIKQDAHVPDKIFCKVKTIVRLLVTAVLRMIDLDFCKRQCVHIKLSSTQLQYNFNNFMEDGSLSNIRFPAVAIAINNITVHPAALPELQTCYQDGLGDYFYSDNGIVPMYWNRSMEIIRDAAYTHYGYVEVPNCCTLLVVLPCNSANSIEDKMIAQLPLKFKESVTVKEEKASVRILESFYWYASRIIRLNAAEVGGILLLLRRCYGFQRHASGKLLYVRAVGIAETVASWVFYSYAPVYAALLYDLARYSSLPLSYLKANYDPSVFYLIEMLLRIDKQIQLRDLPSVINDCRSFGLRELILSIIYIKLAERVYDLNHAIGYTSLETVKHMVQETLSTYVELAERLQSPEIKNLLTYVAKKALENGRKK
- the smpB gene encoding SsrA-binding protein SmpB, whose protein sequence is MSGKKILFSARVCIKNRRAAFEYTFLDRYTAGLILQGTEIKSIRMGKVSLQESYCYFHQGAFRVKGMYIAPYRQGNIYNHEEARDRTLLLQKKEIEKLLKSQVKGVTIIPLQLFINARGFAKLEIALARGKKIYDKRQTIKERDLERAGMHSNG